In Limnochordia bacterium, a single genomic region encodes these proteins:
- a CDS encoding discoidin domain-containing protein has product MRNEGFIIALIFLVTLVLHSVSLASEQICISPEDIIVTGSSQTASFYPGLAIDGFLETRWVGSSLSAGQWIKIEFPMVLDFSQVKIDWSSDNVRAQEISISVSDDGTQWTSVFAGPTTSVTESFGFAPCQGGHLRIEFGPPVRGNILSIREITIPGIRIQEPFLQHVGIGSGNGEAWLPSEGERLKLDVLIPIYTDTFTWVFDQEQEYLVIERLVDYRDWVEQVIGHNLTEDFHLALVDVNLSRSEISEREQNRFWLSPTDVWSNLALGRINPSDYDLVWSLWAWKNLPNAQQMYGGAAQDGPANTPFMSFSVSQLTESTSYFSMVLEHEAQHTFESLFHHTGQVVDTTLPLRGFPHADFLDTFIEEMLRREPGLFEPFMSDAEAIQYRRDGPREWPGMTMQRTVNAWTHRQQPRERYLNVADDYGELVPARDELVVQPLFASIFIVTDRGPQREVFLPVRVREKGFHVESAQVTATVGNRVYILEKDAYWRCPDNRMPRQERWSIGWDGHAYYGTWVTLDQDTTVVEIKVSGNDINEEFTVPVRYVFVEEDKVVLNDTDHFYEGDLLSEGESTRIISEGSSLTYRVPMSNYDTSYIEVVGSGWLDVGVSATGKYYLSTWTGELGREPVVVGIRPELVKDQDYVYVRLRLPQSHKRPASAETTSRVTDIAVVSRTYIQE; this is encoded by the coding sequence ATGAGGAACGAGGGGTTTATCATTGCATTGATTTTCCTTGTTACTCTGGTATTGCACAGTGTTAGCCTAGCATCGGAACAGATATGTATCTCACCTGAAGATATTATAGTAACCGGATCCAGCCAGACCGCCAGCTTCTACCCGGGACTGGCCATTGATGGGTTCCTCGAAACTCGGTGGGTCGGTAGCTCATTGTCCGCAGGACAATGGATTAAGATCGAGTTCCCCATGGTTCTTGATTTCTCGCAAGTAAAGATAGACTGGTCCTCGGATAATGTCCGTGCTCAGGAAATATCGATTAGTGTCTCCGACGACGGTACCCAATGGACCTCCGTTTTTGCTGGACCGACGACGAGCGTAACAGAAAGCTTTGGGTTTGCCCCGTGTCAGGGAGGTCACCTTCGGATTGAGTTCGGGCCACCGGTGCGTGGAAATATACTGTCAATTAGAGAAATAACCATCCCAGGGATTCGGATTCAGGAACCCTTTTTGCAGCATGTGGGTATTGGCTCAGGAAATGGGGAAGCATGGCTCCCATCGGAGGGAGAGCGGCTCAAGCTTGACGTACTGATCCCGATCTACACAGATACATTTACGTGGGTCTTTGACCAGGAACAAGAGTACTTGGTCATTGAACGACTAGTTGACTATCGGGATTGGGTGGAACAGGTAATCGGTCATAACTTGACCGAAGACTTTCACTTAGCTTTGGTAGATGTCAATCTCAGTAGAAGCGAAATCAGTGAACGTGAACAAAACCGCTTCTGGTTATCTCCCACCGACGTGTGGAGCAACTTGGCATTGGGTCGCATAAACCCGAGTGATTACGACCTTGTTTGGTCCCTGTGGGCATGGAAGAACCTCCCGAACGCACAGCAGATGTACGGTGGCGCCGCGCAGGACGGTCCTGCTAATACACCCTTTATGTCCTTTTCCGTTTCGCAACTAACAGAATCAACATCGTATTTTAGTATGGTTTTAGAACATGAGGCCCAGCACACCTTTGAATCGCTATTCCACCATACTGGACAAGTAGTGGACACCACTTTGCCTCTGAGAGGTTTTCCCCATGCTGATTTTCTGGATACATTCATAGAAGAGATGCTCAGACGGGAGCCAGGTCTATTCGAACCGTTTATGAGTGATGCAGAGGCGATTCAATACCGAAGAGATGGGCCGCGAGAATGGCCGGGCATGACTATGCAAAGAACGGTCAATGCCTGGACTCATCGGCAACAGCCCCGAGAAAGGTATCTCAACGTAGCAGATGATTATGGTGAGTTAGTACCAGCTCGGGATGAGCTTGTAGTGCAACCACTGTTTGCGAGTATCTTCATCGTAACTGACCGAGGCCCCCAACGGGAAGTATTTCTGCCAGTGCGAGTACGGGAGAAGGGGTTTCATGTTGAAAGCGCACAGGTAACGGCTACGGTGGGCAACCGGGTTTACATCCTAGAAAAAGACGCCTACTGGCGCTGCCCGGATAACCGTATGCCCAGACAGGAAAGATGGTCTATCGGATGGGATGGGCATGCATATTACGGTACATGGGTGACCTTGGATCAGGATACCACCGTCGTTGAAATAAAAGTATCCGGAAACGACATTAATGAAGAGTTCACAGTCCCTGTCAGATACGTTTTTGTGGAAGAAGATAAAGTAGTACTGAATGACACCGATCATTTCTACGAAGGTGATCTACTATCAGAGGGGGAGAGCACAAGGATTATCTCTGAGGGATCGTCACTTACCTATCGGGTTCCTATGAGCAACTACGATACAAGCTACATAGAAGTCGTAGGGAGCGGATGGCTTGATGTTGGAGTATCAGCCACAGGCAAATATTATCTTTCTACATGGACGGGTGAACTAGGACGAGAACCAGTTGTGGTTGGTATACGCCCTGAATTAGTCAAGGATCAGGATTACGTGTATGTACGTCTAAGGTTGCCGCAAAGTCATAAACGTCCTGCAAGTGCTGAAACAACTTCAAGAGTAACCGATATTGCCGTTGTTTCAAGGACGTATATACAAGAGTGA